A section of the Ovis canadensis isolate MfBH-ARS-UI-01 breed Bighorn chromosome 1, ARS-UI_OviCan_v2, whole genome shotgun sequence genome encodes:
- the BCL10 gene encoding B-cell lymphoma/leukemia 10, which translates to MEPTAPSLTEEDLTEVKKDALENLRVYLCEKIIAERHFDHLRAKKILSREDTEEISCRTSSRKRAGKLLDYLQENPKGLDTLVESIRREKTQNFLIQKITDEVLKLRNIKLEHLKGLKCSSCEPFPDGATNNLSRSNSDESNFSEKLRASTIMYHPEGESSTAPFFSTDSSLNLPVLEVGRTENPTFSSTTLPRPGDPGAPPLPPELQLEEEGNSSEMFLPLRSRAVLRQ; encoded by the exons ATGGAGCCCACCGCGCCGTCCCTCACCGAGGAGGACCTGACTGAAGTGAAGAAGGAC gcTTTAGAAAATTTGCGTGTATACCTGTGTGAAAAAATCATAGCTGAGAGACATTTTGATCATCTACGAGCAAAAAAAATACTCAGTAGAGAAGACACTGAAGAAATTTCTTGCCGAACATCAAGTAGAAAAAGGGCTGGGAAACTGTTAGACTATTTACAAGAAAACCCCAAAGGACTGGATACCCTGGTCGAATCTATTCGACGAGAAAAAACACAGAACTTCCTTATACAGAAAATTACAGATGAAGTGCTGAAACTTAGGAATATAAAACTAGAGCATCTGAAAG GACTGAAATGTAGCAGCTGTGAGCCTTTTCCTGATGGAGCCACAAATAACCTTTCTAGATCAAATTCGGATGAGAGTAATTTCTCTGAGAAACTGAGAGCATCCACCATCATGTATCACCCAGAAGGAGAATCCAGCACGGCCCCCTTTTTTTCTACCGATTCTTCTCtgaatttgcctgttctagaaGTAGGCAGAACTGAAAATCCCACCTTCTCTTCAACTACACTTCCGAGACCTGGGGACCCTGGGGCTCCTCCTTTGCCTCCAGAGCTGCAGTTAGAAGAAGAAGGAAACTCTAGTGAGATGTTTCTTCCCTTACGATCACGGGCTGTTTTGCGGCAATGA
- the LOC138429794 gene encoding nucleosome assembly protein 1-like 1: MADIDNKEQSELDQDLDDVEEVEEEETGEETKETKIKVRQLTVQMMQNPQILSALQERLDGLVETPTGYIESLPRVVKRRVNALKNLQVKCAQIEAKFYEEVHDLERKYAVLYQPLFDKRFEIINAIYESTEEECEWKPDEEDEISEELKEKAKIENEKKDEEKEDPKGIPEFWLTVFKNVDLLSDMVQEHDEPILKHLKDIKVKFSDAGQPMSFVLEFHFEPNEYFTNEVLTKTYRMRSEPDDSDPFSFDGPEIMGCTGCQIDWKKGKNVTLKTIKKKQKHKGRGTVRTVTKTVSNDSFFNFFAPPEVPAAILAADFEIGHFLHERIIPRSVLYFTGEAIEDDDDDYDEEGEEADEEGEEEGDEENDPDYDPKKDQNPAECKQQ, translated from the coding sequence ATGGCAGACATCGACAACAAAGAACAGTCTGAACTTGATCAAGATTTGGATGATGTTGAAGaagtagaagaagaagaaactggtgaagaaacaaaagaaacaaaaatcaaagtgCGTCAGCTGACTGTTCAGATGATGCAAAATCCTCAGATTCTTTCAGCCCTTCAAGAAAGACTTGATGGTCTGGTAGAAACACCAACAGGATACATTGAAAGCTTGCCTAGGGTAGTTAAAAGACGAGTGAATGCTCTCAAAAACCTTCAAGTTAAATGTGCACAGATAGAAGCCAAATTCTATGAGGAAGTTCATGATCTTGAACGAAAGTATGCTGTTCTTTATCAGCCTCTGTTTGATAAGCGATTTGAGATCATTAATGCCATTTATGAATCTACAGAAGAAGAATGTGAATGGAAACCAGATGAGGAAGATGAAATTTCGGAGGAGCTAAAAGAAAAGGCCAAgattgaaaatgagaaaaaggatgaagaaaaagaagatccCAAGGGAATTCCTGAGTTTTGGCTGACCGTTTTTAAGAATGTTGACTTGCTCAGTGATATGGTTCAGGAACATGATGAGCCTATTCTGAAGCACTTGAAAGATATTAAAGTGAAGTTCTCAGATGCTGGTCAACCTATGAGTTTTGTCTTAGAATTTCACTTTGAACCCAATGAATATTTCACAAATGAAGTGTTGACAAAGACATATAGGATGAGATCAGAACCAGATGATTCTGATCCCTTTTCTTTTGATGGACCAGAAATTATGGGTTGTACAGGGTGCCAGATAGattggaaaaaagggaagaatgtcACCTTGAAAACGATTAAGAAGAAGCAAAAACACAAGGGACGTGGGACAGTTCGTACTGTGACCAAAACAGTTTCTAATgactctttctttaatttttttgcccCTCCTGAAGTTCCTGCAGCTATCCTCGCTGCAGACTTTGAAATTGGTCACTTTTTACATGAGCGTATAATCCCAAGATCAGTGTTATACTTTACTGGAGAAGCTattgaagatgatgatgatgattatgatgaagaaggtgaagaagcggatgaggaaggggaagaagaaggagatgaggaaaatgaTCCAGACTATGACCCAAAGAAGGATCAGAACCCAGCAGAGTGCAAGCAGCAGTGA